One Chordicoccus furentiruminis DNA window includes the following coding sequences:
- a CDS encoding MATE family efflux transporter: MRNDLDLTEGSIGRKLILFAVPMIAGDLLQKLYNITDTLIVGKAIGSRALAAVGSAYALMTFLTSVFIGLSMGSGVLFSICFGKNDRRALKTAVWHAFLLILVITLALNAAVCLFLDPILVFLDVPREILGSMRVYLVIIFTGLTATSLYNFVACLMRAVGNSVTPLWFLGSSAVLNIILDLLFVMGFRWGITGAAAATVIAQYEAGIGILICCIRKYRDILPGRQDLKFAPDILKEILDLSVLTCAQQSCMNFGILLVQRLVDGFGAVTMAAFAAAVKIDAFAYLPVQDFGNAFSIFIAQNHGAGRKDRVRSGFRAATGIAAAFSIVLSLLIQMFAEPLMRIFIRADETDVIACGVRYLHIEGAFYIGIGCLFLLYGYYRAMNRPGLSLLLTVISLGTRVALAYLLAPSVGEVGIWLSVPIGWFLADAAGYGLYFHQKRTVCS, encoded by the coding sequence ATGCGAAACGATCTTGATTTGACAGAAGGAAGTATCGGCAGAAAACTGATCCTGTTCGCGGTTCCGATGATCGCCGGCGATCTCCTGCAGAAGCTGTACAATATCACGGACACGCTGATTGTGGGAAAGGCAATCGGGAGCCGGGCACTGGCTGCGGTCGGATCCGCCTATGCGCTCATGACGTTTCTGACTTCCGTTTTTATCGGTCTGTCCATGGGATCCGGCGTTCTGTTCTCCATCTGCTTCGGTAAAAACGACCGCCGCGCGCTGAAGACCGCCGTCTGGCACGCCTTTCTCCTGATTCTGGTGATCACGCTCGCGCTGAACGCCGCCGTCTGCCTTTTTCTTGATCCGATTCTTGTCTTTCTGGATGTTCCCCGCGAAATTCTCGGTTCCATGCGGGTCTATCTCGTCATCATCTTTACCGGACTGACCGCCACGTCTCTGTATAATTTCGTCGCATGCCTGATGCGGGCTGTCGGAAACTCGGTCACGCCTCTGTGGTTTCTGGGGAGCTCGGCTGTTCTGAACATCATCCTTGATCTGCTCTTTGTGATGGGTTTCCGATGGGGCATCACCGGCGCGGCTGCCGCCACCGTCATCGCGCAGTACGAAGCAGGCATCGGGATCCTGATCTGCTGCATCAGAAAATACCGGGACATCCTCCCCGGCCGTCAAGACCTGAAGTTTGCCCCGGATATCCTGAAGGAGATTCTGGATCTGTCCGTGCTGACCTGCGCGCAGCAGTCATGCATGAATTTCGGTATTCTTCTCGTACAGCGGCTGGTCGACGGATTCGGAGCCGTCACCATGGCTGCCTTCGCGGCGGCGGTCAAAATCGACGCTTTCGCCTACCTGCCTGTTCAGGACTTCGGCAACGCCTTCTCCATCTTCATCGCCCAGAACCACGGAGCCGGCAGAAAAGACCGTGTCCGGTCCGGATTCCGTGCAGCGACCGGAATCGCCGCCGCCTTCTCGATCGTTCTCTCCCTGCTGATTCAAATGTTTGCCGAACCGCTCATGCGGATCTTCATTCGCGCGGATGAGACGGACGTGATCGCATGCGGCGTCCGCTACCTTCATATCGAAGGCGCCTTTTATATCGGGATCGGATGCCTGTTCCTTCTCTACGGCTACTACAGGGCGATGAACCGTCCGGGTCTGTCGCTTCTGCTGACGGTCATCTCACTCGGGACGCGGGTCGCCCTTGCCTACCTCCTTGCGCCTTCTGTCGGCGAGGTCGGGATCTGGTTGTCCGTTCCAATCGGATGGTTTCTCGCGGACGCAGCGGGGTACGGACTGTATTTTCATCAAAAAAGGACTGTCTGTTCCTGA
- a CDS encoding tyrosine-type recombinase/integrase, whose product MARRKKSNGYIRRTFTFDGKRYSVYGKTAREAVEKEANRRKVLEEGQRRRHNPTLFEYYEDFTAARRHEVKENTLRAEAYCFKATANEKVAGGKKIGDLRMSDITRRDIEHVRESLLARGVAPQTINQYLSHLGHVFRAAVLDDTIIKSPCIGLKALRRTDPPATKTKHRALTEEETRRFFEAASKKNDPFLNLFKLMIHTGMRLGEAAALYPADIDRLHGFIHIRRTLTQNHFGARVVGQSTKTKSGTRDIPLTDEAAEIIHNQQGTNALLFEGDLSGLLFRSVTGGAIHENNINQHIRNICKAAGIDPFTSHAFRDTYATRFIEQRPGDFKILSELLGHSDTRITLDLYTHAMVEKKVEAAKAVAIKTS is encoded by the coding sequence ATGGCAAGGAGAAAGAAAAGCAATGGCTATATTAGAAGGACGTTCACGTTCGACGGAAAACGGTATTCCGTTTATGGGAAAACCGCCCGCGAGGCCGTCGAGAAGGAAGCAAATCGGAGGAAGGTACTTGAGGAAGGGCAGAGAAGGCGTCATAACCCGACACTGTTTGAATACTACGAAGATTTTACCGCTGCCAGAAGGCATGAAGTAAAAGAAAACACGCTTCGCGCGGAAGCATATTGTTTCAAGGCGACGGCGAATGAGAAAGTCGCCGGAGGAAAAAAGATTGGAGATCTTCGCATGTCGGACATTACGCGCCGCGACATTGAGCATGTACGTGAATCTCTTCTTGCGCGTGGGGTAGCTCCTCAGACAATTAACCAGTATCTAAGCCATCTGGGGCATGTCTTTCGAGCCGCTGTATTGGATGACACTATTATTAAAAGTCCGTGCATTGGGCTGAAAGCGCTGAGGCGCACAGATCCGCCGGCGACAAAGACAAAGCACCGGGCATTGACAGAAGAAGAGACGCGCCGATTCTTTGAAGCCGCATCAAAAAAGAATGATCCATTCTTGAACCTGTTTAAGCTGATGATTCATACAGGAATGCGGTTGGGCGAGGCAGCGGCGCTATATCCGGCCGACATTGACCGCCTTCATGGATTTATTCATATCCGGCGGACCCTCACGCAAAATCATTTTGGTGCGCGGGTCGTGGGGCAAAGCACGAAGACCAAATCCGGCACGCGGGATATTCCGTTGACCGATGAGGCCGCGGAAATCATTCACAATCAGCAGGGAACGAATGCCCTTCTATTCGAAGGAGACTTGTCGGGACTTCTTTTCCGTTCCGTGACAGGCGGCGCAATTCACGAAAACAACATAAACCAGCACATACGGAATATCTGCAAGGCGGCGGGAATCGATCCGTTTACTTCTCACGCCTTCAGAGACACCTACGCAACGCGCTTCATTGAACAACGGCCCGGAGATTTTAAGATTCTTTCTGAACTGCTAGGACACAGTGACACGCGTATCACGCTCGATCTTTATACGCACGCCATGGTTGAAAAAAAGGTAGAGGCGGCGAAGGCCGTTGCGATAAAAACGAGCTGA
- a CDS encoding helix-turn-helix domain-containing protein, translating to MMKDDYKRENGAHRAVLAYMKAVKDHETFDLTPYELCAAMEAVRGGSGDAGWDALIAVYALGFERGRAFAAAAAGSAACAQDTALGPRLRRLRGSATECEAARELNISLCALRAYESGQRVPRDEVKIAFARYYNVPVDELFPCPAAGRLLTGSATT from the coding sequence ATGATGAAGGACGATTACAAGAGAGAGAACGGAGCACATCGGGCTGTACTGGCCTATATGAAGGCTGTCAAGGATCACGAAACTTTTGACCTGACGCCCTACGAACTTTGCGCCGCGATGGAGGCCGTCAGAGGCGGCAGCGGGGATGCTGGATGGGATGCGCTGATTGCCGTGTATGCGCTTGGATTTGAGCGCGGAAGGGCGTTCGCCGCTGCCGCGGCGGGCTCTGCTGCCTGTGCGCAAGATACGGCCTTAGGGCCGCGCCTGAGACGCCTCAGAGGGTCCGCGACGGAGTGTGAAGCGGCACGCGAGTTGAATATAAGCCTGTGCGCCCTGAGGGCCTACGAAAGCGGTCAGCGCGTTCCACGAGATGAAGTGAAGATTGCTTTTGCAAGGTACTACAATGTACCTGTTGATGAGCTGTTTCCCTGCCCCGCTGCCGGCCGACTTTTGACAGGCAGTGCGACAACGTGA
- a CDS encoding AAA family ATPase, which translates to MDLMKPDELTSDEILSDPVIDAIFGDQSAEGRSGKIMDLSARAERLGVYEQFRTRIAEAQRDIASARAGDHKPVQMRKVSEVQKESIRWLIPNIVPRMGVTLMAGDGGTGKTSLWCDIAAAVSTGRAPALSPVPFDDHDPEDVLFFSSEDSMSYVLRDRLEKAGANLDKIRGLDVGDGDIKKITFGSSELERLIDEYRPGLVIFDPLQSFIPADVNMSQRNAMRDAVTPLPILGEKYGTAFIIILHTNKRQNAWGRNRISDSSDLWDFARSVLIVGDTGENGIRYCSNEKNNYAPKADTLLFRVENGHIKTCGRTDKKDREYVLESAKPSERRREAPARDTAKKFILNYLESVESKPYKDVEEAALAAGISKSAFKRVKCDLEREGRIEVKSSGYGKDKKYFWTLKEEPARGG; encoded by the coding sequence ATGGATCTGATGAAACCCGACGAATTGACATCTGATGAGATTCTGTCAGATCCCGTGATTGACGCTATCTTTGGGGATCAAAGCGCGGAAGGCCGAAGCGGAAAGATTATGGATCTTTCCGCAAGGGCCGAACGTCTTGGTGTTTACGAACAGTTCCGCACTCGGATAGCGGAAGCCCAGAGAGACATAGCAAGCGCGCGGGCTGGCGATCATAAGCCCGTCCAGATGCGCAAGGTTTCCGAAGTCCAGAAGGAATCGATTCGGTGGCTTATTCCGAACATAGTCCCGCGAATGGGGGTTACTTTAATGGCCGGCGATGGTGGAACTGGAAAAACGTCGCTATGGTGCGATATAGCAGCAGCGGTGTCAACCGGCCGCGCGCCCGCCCTGAGTCCTGTTCCGTTCGATGACCACGACCCGGAAGATGTTCTATTTTTCAGTAGCGAAGATAGCATGTCCTATGTTCTGCGGGATCGTCTGGAAAAGGCCGGCGCGAATCTGGACAAGATTCGCGGTCTTGACGTCGGAGACGGCGACATTAAGAAAATCACGTTCGGTTCTTCTGAGCTTGAGCGCCTGATTGATGAATACCGTCCAGGTCTTGTGATTTTCGACCCGCTTCAGAGTTTTATTCCGGCCGATGTAAATATGTCGCAGCGCAACGCCATGCGGGACGCCGTGACTCCGCTTCCTATCCTTGGCGAAAAGTATGGAACCGCATTTATTATTATACTCCACACGAACAAGCGTCAAAATGCATGGGGCCGAAACCGGATTTCTGACAGCTCTGATTTGTGGGATTTTGCGCGGAGCGTGCTTATTGTGGGCGACACTGGGGAGAACGGCATCCGCTATTGCTCCAATGAAAAAAATAACTACGCTCCGAAGGCCGATACACTTTTATTTCGTGTGGAGAACGGCCACATTAAGACGTGTGGTCGCACTGACAAGAAAGATCGTGAATATGTGCTAGAGAGTGCGAAGCCTTCAGAGAGAAGGCGAGAAGCACCCGCAAGGGATACTGCGAAGAAATTTATTCTTAACTATCTGGAAAGCGTAGAATCGAAGCCGTACAAAGACGTTGAAGAGGCGGCATTGGCAGCGGGAATATCTAAGAGCGCATTCAAGCGGGTAAAATGCGATTTGGAGCGCGAAGGCAGAATCGAGGTGAAAAGCAGTGGGTATGGAAAAGATAAGAAATATTTCTGGACATTGAAGGAAGAACCCGCCCGCGGCGGCTGA
- a CDS encoding CHC2 zinc finger domain-containing protein produces MTVQEIKETVRMSDLFARYGIAVNRNGFALCPFHSEHTPSCKVYNDSFYCFGCHAGGDAFTFVEKMEGCGFREAFRMLGGTDPDKPLTDLQIIQAARRRRRAAAAAARLTAARSKYIAVCQKLDRYRKVMQTAEPFNSEWCAAGRVIEQTAYFADCARLELEEAEGGNRHGSDETRRIDI; encoded by the coding sequence ATGACGGTCCAGGAAATAAAAGAAACGGTTCGGATGTCCGACCTGTTCGCAAGGTACGGCATCGCGGTTAACCGGAACGGCTTCGCGCTCTGCCCGTTTCATTCCGAACACACGCCGTCGTGCAAGGTATACAACGATTCGTTCTATTGCTTCGGTTGCCACGCCGGCGGGGATGCTTTCACCTTCGTTGAGAAAATGGAAGGGTGCGGATTTCGGGAGGCATTCCGGATGCTAGGCGGGACGGATCCGGACAAGCCTCTGACCGATCTGCAAATAATTCAGGCGGCGCGGCGAAGGCGAAGAGCGGCAGCGGCAGCGGCGAGGCTGACCGCTGCCCGCTCGAAGTATATTGCAGTGTGTCAGAAGCTGGACAGGTATAGAAAGGTCATGCAGACAGCGGAGCCGTTCAACAGCGAATGGTGCGCCGCAGGAAGGGTGATCGAACAGACTGCCTACTTTGCGGATTGTGCCCGACTTGAACTTGAAGAGGCGGAAGGAGGGAATCGGCATGGATCTGATGAAACCCGACGAATTGACATCTGA
- a CDS encoding polyprenyl synthetase solanesyl diphosphate synthase: MRKRKEIKGQEKRMLTRQEAASYLGVGLRAAREFCDSCNATRHIGGRVVFDRAAIDRALDMETPA; this comes from the coding sequence ATGCGTAAAAGAAAAGAAATCAAGGGACAGGAAAAGCGAATGCTGACCAGGCAGGAGGCCGCTAGTTATTTGGGTGTTGGGCTGCGTGCCGCGCGGGAGTTTTGCGACAGCTGTAACGCTACGCGTCATATCGGCGGAAGAGTTGTATTTGACCGCGCCGCGATTGACCGCGCTCTCGATATGGAGACGCCCGCATGA
- a CDS encoding helix-turn-helix domain-containing protein produces MDYSAFQTNFKRLIGKKTQEEMAGALGINKATISKVINGKQAPTLDIVIKIANYFDCSVDSLLGISHQYTYNDFMNMLNYLYEQKCIDFPADEEAFSGRGVYITNNKRLKELISTYSSVVNALQGKDDGLTQTLISAFLMKEEKDGDIPIVQDPPETEEPFELPFS; encoded by the coding sequence ATGGACTATTCAGCATTTCAGACAAACTTCAAAAGGTTGATCGGAAAGAAAACGCAAGAAGAGATGGCAGGCGCATTAGGTATCAACAAAGCAACCATTAGTAAAGTCATAAACGGAAAACAGGCACCAACGCTCGACATAGTTATTAAAATAGCCAACTACTTCGATTGCTCTGTCGATTCGCTTCTTGGGATCAGTCATCAATACACGTATAACGATTTCATGAATATGCTGAACTACCTCTATGAACAAAAGTGTATTGATTTTCCAGCGGACGAAGAAGCCTTTTCCGGGCGCGGCGTCTACATTACCAACAATAAGCGCCTGAAAGAGCTGATTTCAACATACAGCAGTGTCGTTAATGCCTTGCAGGGGAAAGACGACGGACTGACACAAACCCTCATAAGCGCATTTCTGATGAAAGAAGAAAAAGACGGTGATATTCCGATTGTCCAAGATCCTCCGGAAACAGAAGAACCGTTTGAACTTCCTTTTTCATAA